In the Candidatus Binataceae bacterium genome, one interval contains:
- a CDS encoding NADH-quinone oxidoreductase subunit A, producing the protein MYFQFSVALALTILALGVSALLIGLQKLLAPSNPHARKLMTYECGEPPTGRAWINFNVRFYLIALVFVIFEVEIAFIYPVAVVFSDWVRHGQRLFALAELLIFLLILLVGLAYVWVKHDLEWVKQVPASNPLTGSVD; encoded by the coding sequence ATGTACTTTCAGTTCAGCGTCGCCCTTGCCCTCACTATCCTGGCGCTTGGCGTCTCGGCGCTGCTGATCGGCCTGCAGAAACTGCTCGCGCCGAGTAATCCGCACGCGCGCAAGCTGATGACCTACGAGTGCGGCGAACCACCTACCGGCCGCGCCTGGATAAACTTCAACGTTCGCTTCTATCTGATCGCGCTGGTTTTCGTGATCTTCGAAGTCGAGATCGCCTTTATCTACCCGGTCGCGGTCGTGTTTTCCGACTGGGTGCGCCACGGTCAGCGGCTGTTCGCGCTCGCCGAACTGCTCATCTTTCTGCTGATCCTGCTGGTGGGACTGGCCTACGTCTGGGTCAAGCACGACCTCGAATGGGTAAAGCAGGTCCCCGCAAGCAACCCTCTCACCGGAAGCGTAGACTGA
- a CDS encoding nitroreductase family protein, with translation MQKPAETDYPIEDVLRRRWGPRAFSERPVEPEKLASMFEAARWSASCYNEQPWSFIVATRDDAAEFARLLGCLVEGNQAWASHAPVLMVSVARLNFAQNGKPNRHAIHDVGLATAQLILQATAMGLFAHPMAGFYPDKVRELYGVPEDYEPVAAIAAGYPGDPAALSESLRQRELAPRVRKPQTEFVMRGRFRS, from the coding sequence ATGCAAAAGCCGGCAGAGACGGACTATCCGATCGAAGACGTGCTCCGGCGGCGATGGGGTCCGCGGGCGTTCTCGGAGCGTCCGGTCGAGCCGGAGAAGCTCGCGAGCATGTTCGAGGCGGCACGCTGGTCGGCCTCCTGCTACAACGAACAGCCGTGGAGCTTTATTGTGGCCACGCGCGACGATGCGGCCGAGTTCGCGCGCCTGCTCGGCTGCCTGGTCGAGGGCAACCAGGCCTGGGCTTCCCATGCGCCGGTGTTGATGGTGTCGGTGGCGCGACTGAATTTCGCCCAGAACGGCAAGCCGAACCGCCACGCGATCCACGACGTCGGGCTGGCGACAGCGCAGCTGATTCTGCAGGCGACCGCGATGGGGCTGTTCGCGCATCCGATGGCCGGTTTCTATCCCGACAAGGTGCGCGAGCTTTACGGCGTGCCCGAAGACTACGAGCCGGTGGCCGCGATCGCCGCGGGCTATCCGGGCGATCCGGCGGCGCTTTCCGAATCGCTGCGCCAGCGCGAGCTTGCGCCGCGCGTGCGCAAGCCGCAAACGGAATTCGTGATGCGCGGACGATTCCGCTCCTGA
- a CDS encoding fumarylacetoacetate hydrolase family protein has protein sequence MKLATFTHQGSTRIGVVVEDAVVDLAAAAPELPREMAALLAAGAGAMDRARASAAAGKSRIPLGQVRLEAPVRRPPEFLAIGLNYADHIGETGRERPTFPIFFNKQITCVNGPYDPIHRPRASEALDYEGELGFVIGRRCRHVPRDRAHEVIGGYMIINDVSVRDWQRKSATMTLGKSWDTHGPTGPWIVTPDEIGDPHALDLRTLVNGEVRQHSNTRHLIFDCFSIIETLSTVCTLEPGLIVSTGTPSGVALAMKPPRWLKAGDVVRIEIEKIGHIENRVIEEPAGTTVI, from the coding sequence ATGAAGCTCGCAACCTTTACCCATCAGGGAAGCACGCGAATCGGCGTCGTGGTTGAGGACGCGGTGGTCGACCTGGCCGCGGCGGCTCCGGAACTGCCGCGCGAGATGGCGGCGCTGCTCGCGGCCGGCGCAGGTGCGATGGATCGCGCGCGCGCGTCTGCGGCGGCGGGAAAAAGCCGGATTCCGCTTGGCCAGGTCAGGCTCGAAGCCCCGGTTAGGCGTCCGCCGGAATTCCTCGCGATCGGCCTTAACTACGCCGACCATATTGGAGAAACAGGGCGCGAGCGTCCCACGTTTCCGATCTTCTTCAACAAGCAGATCACCTGCGTCAACGGACCCTACGATCCGATTCATCGGCCGCGCGCGTCCGAGGCGCTCGACTATGAAGGCGAACTCGGCTTTGTAATTGGCCGGCGCTGCCGTCACGTGCCGCGCGATCGCGCACACGAGGTTATCGGCGGCTATATGATCATCAACGACGTGAGCGTGCGCGACTGGCAGCGCAAGTCAGCCACGATGACGCTCGGCAAGTCCTGGGACACGCATGGTCCCACCGGTCCGTGGATCGTGACGCCGGACGAAATCGGCGATCCGCACGCGCTCGACTTGCGCACGCTGGTCAACGGCGAGGTGCGTCAGCACTCGAACACACGCCATCTGATTTTCGACTGCTTCTCGATCATCGAGACGCTCTCGACCGTGTGCACGCTCGAGCCCGGTCTGATCGTCTCGACCGGAACCCCGTCGGGCGTGGCCCTGGCGATGAAGCCGCCGCGCTGGCTCAAGGCCGGCGACGTGGTGCGGATCGAGATTGAGAAAATCGGCCATATCGAAAACCGCGTGATCGAGGAACCTGCCGGTACCACGGTAATTTGA
- a CDS encoding zinc ribbon domain-containing protein → MPIYEYECAACARISSHVVMGSRRRERPVCPACGAGRLKRVMSSFAVVSSEASRLAEFDTSKPRDESFYRDSRNVGLWAKKRAKEMGADLGSKFEETVEKARSGKLIKEMQ, encoded by the coding sequence ATGCCGATTTACGAGTACGAATGCGCGGCCTGCGCAAGGATAAGCTCGCACGTCGTGATGGGTTCGCGTCGGCGCGAGCGGCCCGTCTGTCCCGCGTGTGGTGCGGGGCGGCTTAAGCGCGTGATGTCGTCGTTTGCCGTGGTTTCGAGCGAGGCCTCGCGTCTGGCGGAGTTCGATACCTCGAAGCCGCGCGACGAATCGTTCTATCGCGATTCGCGCAACGTCGGCCTGTGGGCCAAAAAGCGCGCCAAGGAAATGGGCGCCGACCTCGGATCTAAATTCGAGGAGACGGTCGAAAAAGCGCGCAGCGGCAAGCTGATCAAGGAAATGCAGTAA
- a CDS encoding glutathione S-transferase family protein, whose translation MKLYDYKMAPNPRRVRIFLAEKGVQLPDEQIDLAKAQNRSPEFLKINPFGGVPVLQLDDGTILAETVAICRYFEETHPETRLMGTDARDKALVEMWQRRMELYLFTPVTGAFRNTSDFFKGRIPQVPEYGEVCRQAAEKMFGMIDGFLADSKFIAGERYTIADITALVAIDFARLVKLRIVPEQKNLARWYEAVSSRPSAKA comes from the coding sequence ATGAAGCTTTACGATTACAAGATGGCGCCCAACCCGCGGCGCGTGAGAATCTTCCTTGCCGAAAAAGGCGTCCAGCTTCCCGACGAACAGATCGATCTCGCCAAGGCGCAGAATCGCAGCCCCGAGTTCCTGAAGATCAATCCGTTCGGCGGAGTCCCGGTGCTGCAACTCGACGACGGCACGATACTTGCCGAGACGGTCGCGATCTGCCGCTACTTCGAAGAGACCCATCCCGAGACGCGACTGATGGGTACCGACGCCCGCGACAAGGCGCTCGTCGAGATGTGGCAGCGGCGGATGGAACTGTACCTGTTCACACCGGTAACCGGGGCATTTCGCAACACCTCGGATTTCTTCAAGGGACGCATCCCGCAGGTGCCCGAGTACGGCGAGGTCTGCCGCCAGGCGGCGGAGAAGATGTTCGGGATGATCGACGGCTTCCTGGCCGACAGCAAATTCATCGCCGGCGAGCGTTACACTATCGCGGACATCACGGCGCTGGTGGCGATCGATTTTGCCCGCCTGGTCAAGCTGCGGATAGTGCCCGAGCAGAAGAACCTAGCGCGATGGTACGAGGCGGTGTCTTCACGTCCGAGCGCCAAAGCCTAG